The nucleotide sequence TGTCGTGCCGGCAACACGGACCGGCTCAAGAATCGCAGTCGGCGTCACCACGCCCGTTCGTCCCACATTGAGTTCAATATCAAGCAGCTTTGTCATGACTTCCTCGGCAGGAAACTTGTACGCAATCGCCCAGCGCGGGCTTTTTGCCGTAAATCCGAGAGCTTTCTGCTGTTCAATGGAATCCACTTTTATGACAATCCCGTCGATCTCATACGGCAGACTTGTCCGTTTTTCCTGATGGGCTGCAATCAGCTCGATGACTTCATCAATTGATTCGCATCTCCGGCGTTCGGTATTGGTCTTAAAACCAAGTTCTTCAAGCGCATCAAGGCCAGCACTCTGGGTTTTGGCGCCTGTTTCTTCCCCGAGGTCTGCAATACTATAGACGAAAATATTCAGATTTCGTTTCGCTGCAATTTTAGGATCCAGCTGGCGGAGAGAGCCTGCCGCGGCATTTCGCGGGTTGGCAAACGGCTCTTCCTCGAGCTGTATTTTCACTTCGTTTAATTTTTCAAAAGAGGATTTCGGCATATAGGCTTCGCCGCGCACCTCGATGGAAAGGTTTTTCTTAAGCTTCAGCGGAATGGACCGGATGGTTTTCAGGTTTTCGGTAATATCTTCGCCGGTCGTACCGTCCCCCCGTGTTGCACCGCGCACGAATGCTCCATTTTCATAAGTAAGGGAAACAGCCAGACCGTCAATTTTAAGCTCAACCATATAGTGAACATCATCACCGACTGCCTGCCTCACACGGCGATCAAAATCGCGGAGATCCTGCTCATTGAACGCATTTCCGAGACTGAGCATAGGTGTCTGATGCTGAACCTTTTTAAAGCCTTCAAGAATCTCGCCGCCAACCCGCTGAGTCGGGGAATCCGGAGTCTTGAATTCAGGGAAACGTTCTTCAATGTCAATCAGCTCATGCAAAAGCTGATCGTATTCAGAATCCGGAACAGTCGGTTTATCCAGCACGTGATATTCATAGTTGTACTTGTTTAATAAGTCATGCAGGGTTTCTGCACGCTGTTTGGCTGTATTCATATCCATCCCTTGGTCCAATCCTTTCACTACTGTACTTTTTTAATAGGAGCAAATTTAGCAAGCAGGCGTTTGATGCCGACAGGGCTTGGGAATGCAATATCAAGCTCCTTGCCCTCTCCTTCGCCTTTTACGCTGACAACAGTGCCGATGCCCCATTTTTTATGTTCTGCCTTGCTGCCGACGCTCCAGGCGATTTCATCTCCGCCTGTAGAGGCTGCAATCGGTCTTGTAACGGCAGGTCTCCGTTCAGGCCGTGCTTTTGCACCAAATGGCGAAGGGCTCTTTTTCACTTCATTCAGATTTTCAATCAGTGCAGACGGAATTTCAGATATAAATCTTGATTCGGGGTTCATGCTCGTCCGGCCGAAGAGAGTCCTCATTTTCGCATTTGTAATAAACAGCTCTTTTTCTGCACGGGTAATGCCTACATAGGCAAGGCGGCGCTCCTCTTCCATTTCCGCTTCTTCCATAAGAGAACGGCTGTGAGGGAAGACGCCTTCTTCAACGCCCATCAGAAAGACAACCGGGAACTCAAGGCCCTTGGCAGAATGAAGGGTCATTAACACGACCGCTTCTTTAGAGGCTTCCTCATCATCATCTAATTTATCAATATCCGCCACTAAAGCAAGATCGGTCAGGAAGGCAACAAGGCTCTTATCCTCACTGTTCTTTTCAAAGTTCTGCGTAACAGACAGGAACTCGTCGATATTCTCAAGGCGGCTTTGCGCTTCAATCGTTTTCTCCGTTTTCAGCATCTCGCGGTAGCCTGTTTTCTCAATCACTTCTTCTGCAAGCTCCGTGACAGACAGGTAGTCCTGCATATTGGCCATGTTCCGGATCAGTTCACGGAAATCAACCATGGCACTTACTACACGTGCACTGACGCCGGCAAACTCAATCTGTTCAATCGCCCCGAAGAGGGACAGATCATTGTCTGCTGCATACTGGGCAATCCGGTCAACGGAAGTCGCTCCAACACCGCGTTTCGGCACGTTTATGACGCGCGCCAGACTGATGTCATCATCCGGGTTTGCAATCAGTCTCATATAAGCGAGGATATCCTTAATCTCTTTTCTGTCATAGAACTTGATGCCGCCGACAATCGTGTAATTGATGTTCGACTTCAGCAGAATTTCCTCGATGACACGGGACTGGGCGTTCGTTCTGTAAAGAATCGCAAAGTCTGAAAGCTTTCTTCCCTGAGAGGAGACAAGCTGATTGATTTTGCCCGCCACAAACTGTCCTTCCGCCGACTCGCTGTCCGCGCGGTAGTAGCTGATTTTCTGTCCTTCATCGTTTTCTGTCCAGAGATTTTTCGCCTTGCGGTTCATGTTGTTTTTGATCACGCCGTTTGCCGCTTCAAGAATGCGCTGTGTCGAGCGGTAGTTCTGCTCAAGCAGAATCACACTGGCAGACGGATAATCTTTTTCAAAAGAGAGGATATTCGCAATATCTGCTCCGCGCCAGCGGTAAATCGACTGGTCAGAGTCTCCGACTACGCACAGATTCTGAAAGCGCGATGCAAGCATTTTAACGAGAAGATACTGCGCTCTGTTCGTATCCTGGTACTCATCCACGTGAATATACTGAAATTTGCGCTGGTAAAATTCAAGTACTTCAGGCACACGCTGAAACAGCTGAATCGTAGTCATAATCAAGTCATCAAAATCAAGCGACTGGTTTTTCAGCAGTTTTTTCTGATAGTCCTTGTATACATCGCTTGCAACCTGCTCATACATGCCGCCTGCTGTTTTTTCAAATTCCTCGGGAGTGATCAGTTCATTCTTCGCACTGCTGATGCTTCCAAGAAGGCTGCGGGGATCAAATTTCTTCGGGTCAATATTCCGGTCTTTCAAGATCTGCTTAATAACGGACAGCTGATCTGTCGTATCCAGAATCGAGAAGTTTCTGCTGATGCCGATCCGGTCGATGTCACGCCTTAAAATTCTTACACACATCGAGTGGAAGGTAGAAATCCAGATATCATCTGCTCCGGGTCCAA is from Bacillus sp. FSL H8-0547 and encodes:
- the ligA gene encoding NAD-dependent DNA ligase LigA; translation: MDMNTAKQRAETLHDLLNKYNYEYHVLDKPTVPDSEYDQLLHELIDIEERFPEFKTPDSPTQRVGGEILEGFKKVQHQTPMLSLGNAFNEQDLRDFDRRVRQAVGDDVHYMVELKIDGLAVSLTYENGAFVRGATRGDGTTGEDITENLKTIRSIPLKLKKNLSIEVRGEAYMPKSSFEKLNEVKIQLEEEPFANPRNAAAGSLRQLDPKIAAKRNLNIFVYSIADLGEETGAKTQSAGLDALEELGFKTNTERRRCESIDEVIELIAAHQEKRTSLPYEIDGIVIKVDSIEQQKALGFTAKSPRWAIAYKFPAEEVMTKLLDIELNVGRTGVVTPTAILEPVRVAGTTVKRASLHNEDLIREKDIRLGDYVIVKKAGDIIPEVVNVLPEHRTGDETEFTMPTHCPECESELVRIEGEVALRCINPKCPAQIREGLIHFVSRNAMNIDGLGERVIAQLFKENLIEDVADLYRLQREQLLELERMGEKSADNLLQAIENSKKNSLERLLFGLGIRFIGAKAAKTLAQHFETMDRLQSASRDEIIAVDEIGDKMADAVVTYFDQEEMNELISELKSCGVNMSYLGPKLVRPEESDSFFAGKTVVLTGKLEQMSRNEAKEKIEALGGKAAGSVSKKTDLVVAGEDAGSKLAKAQELGIEIWDEERLIEELKK
- the pcrA gene encoding DNA helicase PcrA, which encodes MQFLTDQLLNGLNDMQKEAVKATDGPLLIMAGAGSGKTSVLTRRIAYLMVEKGVAPWNILAITFTNKAAREMKERIGKLLGPGADDIWISTFHSMCVRILRRDIDRIGISRNFSILDTTDQLSVIKQILKDRNIDPKKFDPRSLLGSISSAKNELITPEEFEKTAGGMYEQVASDVYKDYQKKLLKNQSLDFDDLIMTTIQLFQRVPEVLEFYQRKFQYIHVDEYQDTNRAQYLLVKMLASRFQNLCVVGDSDQSIYRWRGADIANILSFEKDYPSASVILLEQNYRSTQRILEAANGVIKNNMNRKAKNLWTENDEGQKISYYRADSESAEGQFVAGKINQLVSSQGRKLSDFAILYRTNAQSRVIEEILLKSNINYTIVGGIKFYDRKEIKDILAYMRLIANPDDDISLARVINVPKRGVGATSVDRIAQYAADNDLSLFGAIEQIEFAGVSARVVSAMVDFRELIRNMANMQDYLSVTELAEEVIEKTGYREMLKTEKTIEAQSRLENIDEFLSVTQNFEKNSEDKSLVAFLTDLALVADIDKLDDDEEASKEAVVLMTLHSAKGLEFPVVFLMGVEEGVFPHSRSLMEEAEMEEERRLAYVGITRAEKELFITNAKMRTLFGRTSMNPESRFISEIPSALIENLNEVKKSPSPFGAKARPERRPAVTRPIAASTGGDEIAWSVGSKAEHKKWGIGTVVSVKGEGEGKELDIAFPSPVGIKRLLAKFAPIKKVQ